A region of Nitrosarchaeum sp. DNA encodes the following proteins:
- a CDS encoding MFS transporter, with product MTVENEKITRSAWFVLGTISCLGLIAMYAETMILPAIPTLIEEFDMPYSTSSWILSSYMIAGAVATPIAGKLSDVYGRKKILLIVMSIYSAGILAGGFADNLPFMIAARVAQGVGISMFPIAFGIIREVLPEKKLAVGQSIFTATFPAGATLGLLMGANIIQNYGWHATFFTVFPIAVLLGLFILKFIHVKSLSNISENKISLDIKGSIFLAITIISFLVGISYLENNTGDVFESIVFFAITVISLIIFIAIEKKVKSPLIDIKLLKNKMLLFGMLILLIAGLCTFMVYQTIPIMIQSPQPLGFGGSELTTATVQMPFMVIFLVGSILSGFALERIGNKRLTVIGTVVGTVGFFSLLIFHSTDYMVTVTLAIIAAGLSLAFIGGFNIVLLSTPIQFAGIALGMTLLFNLIGQSIGPSIAGMFQQMHRGTIEGVSGSFPTHEAYTMIFVTAFAISLVSVGFAITLNRKITA from the coding sequence TTGACCGTAGAAAATGAAAAAATTACTCGTTCAGCTTGGTTTGTCCTTGGAACCATTAGCTGCTTGGGGTTAATTGCAATGTATGCTGAAACGATGATCCTGCCAGCAATACCTACCCTTATCGAAGAATTTGACATGCCATATAGCACGTCCTCGTGGATTTTATCTTCATACATGATTGCAGGCGCAGTTGCAACCCCGATTGCTGGCAAGTTATCTGATGTGTATGGCAGAAAAAAAATATTGCTAATTGTAATGTCAATTTATTCTGCAGGAATCTTAGCAGGAGGATTTGCAGATAATTTACCATTTATGATTGCAGCAAGAGTAGCTCAGGGGGTGGGCATTTCTATGTTCCCAATCGCATTTGGAATAATTAGGGAAGTGTTGCCTGAAAAGAAATTAGCAGTTGGACAATCAATTTTTACTGCAACGTTTCCAGCTGGTGCTACATTAGGTTTGTTGATGGGTGCAAATATTATTCAAAATTATGGTTGGCATGCAACATTCTTTACAGTTTTTCCTATTGCTGTATTGCTTGGTTTATTCATATTGAAATTCATTCATGTAAAATCACTATCAAATATTTCAGAAAATAAAATTTCTTTAGACATCAAAGGTTCCATCTTTCTTGCCATTACAATAATTTCATTTCTAGTTGGTATCTCTTACTTGGAAAACAACACAGGAGATGTTTTTGAATCCATTGTATTTTTTGCTATAACCGTTATATCCTTAATAATATTTATCGCAATAGAGAAAAAAGTAAAATCCCCCTTAATTGATATAAAACTCTTGAAAAATAAAATGCTACTTTTTGGAATGTTGATTTTGCTTATTGCAGGATTATGCACTTTCATGGTGTATCAAACAATTCCAATTATGATACAAAGCCCACAACCATTAGGTTTTGGAGGTTCAGAACTAACAACTGCAACAGTTCAGATGCCATTTATGGTAATTTTTCTAGTTGGTAGTATCTTGTCAGGTTTTGCACTAGAGAGGATTGGAAACAAGAGACTCACAGTAATTGGAACAGTGGTGGGTACTGTTGGATTCTTTAGTCTTTTGATATTCCATTCTACAGATTACATGGTAACAGTTACTCTAGCGATAATTGCTGCAGGGTTGTCCCTTGCATTTATTGGTGGATTTAACATTGTTTTGTTATCTACTCCAATTCAGTTTGCAGGAATAGCACTTGGCATGACATTACTTTTTAATTTGATTGGTCAATCCATTGGGCCTTCTATTGCAGGAATGTTTCAGCAAATGCATCGAGGTACAATAGAGGGAGTTTCAGGTAGCTTTCCAACCCATGAAGCATACACTATGATTTTTGTTACAGCATTTGCAATATCACTTGTATCTGTTGGTTTTGCCATTACGCTAAACCGAAAAATTACTGCATAA
- a CDS encoding peptidase has product MKALFLVLAISSIMILGSYSIPTAMAQVQAGGVELPGDPTWFAGEGLKKGDFFSYSLCHVNYRECVPFEMDLWIKGDVKTGSEDKWLVDVVVYDGNKIIKGNMEIGKLAPEPSGGTDNLLVYRSAFKSSIVWLSAFANGYDVGGDKGPKKFSAKSWGKIGNIGGEQIIPLAIEKVTVRAGTFDTVDISWKTGGVRSHVYVVDNFPFPVKAHTYTHVSSGIPPTEYEFELLEYKQNIVNDPFANVSSTDNISDFKGCPSTDALNKSVKKPTKNFEYQIHAYYSPDFPVEGCPMKWQLNFLSKFHDTEFLNQVQFDLMVVDDKFTLPPLRSVAQDQGYDYLYSPSGQATIDMTVNHKPGIAHFVVYVYGLSPQGIVPSNPIDYLVIDLPISAKTGGSTTSNIPSWIKNTAGWWADGSIDDNSFVQGIQFLIKENIIKIPPTSQGTSSTAKQIPSWIKNNAGWWADGSIDDKSFIEGLQFLIKEGIMKVPRAASTSSSSSSGPASWLD; this is encoded by the coding sequence ATGAAGGCATTGTTTTTAGTTTTAGCTATTTCTTCAATTATGATTTTAGGTTCATATTCAATTCCAACTGCAATGGCTCAAGTTCAAGCAGGTGGTGTTGAACTTCCAGGTGATCCAACATGGTTTGCAGGAGAGGGTCTCAAAAAAGGTGATTTCTTTTCATATTCTTTATGTCATGTAAATTATCGTGAATGCGTTCCTTTTGAAATGGATTTATGGATTAAAGGTGATGTAAAAACTGGAAGTGAAGACAAGTGGCTTGTTGATGTTGTAGTTTATGATGGAAATAAAATAATTAAAGGAAATATGGAAATTGGAAAACTAGCTCCTGAACCATCTGGAGGAACTGACAATCTTTTGGTGTATAGAAGTGCATTCAAATCTTCTATTGTATGGTTATCTGCTTTTGCAAATGGATATGATGTAGGTGGTGATAAAGGACCAAAAAAATTCTCTGCTAAATCTTGGGGAAAAATTGGAAACATTGGTGGTGAACAAATAATCCCACTTGCTATTGAAAAAGTAACTGTAAGAGCTGGAACATTTGATACTGTTGATATCTCATGGAAGACCGGCGGTGTTAGAAGCCATGTTTATGTTGTTGATAATTTCCCATTTCCAGTAAAAGCTCATACATATACTCATGTATCTTCTGGAATCCCACCTACAGAATATGAGTTTGAATTACTAGAATACAAACAAAATATTGTTAATGATCCATTTGCAAATGTTTCTTCTACTGACAATATTTCTGATTTTAAAGGATGTCCAAGTACTGATGCTTTAAACAAGTCAGTAAAGAAACCAACCAAAAATTTTGAATATCAAATCCATGCTTACTATAGTCCAGATTTCCCAGTTGAGGGATGTCCAATGAAATGGCAATTAAATTTCCTTAGTAAATTTCATGACACTGAATTTTTGAATCAAGTTCAGTTTGATCTTATGGTTGTAGATGACAAATTTACTTTACCACCATTACGTTCTGTTGCACAAGATCAGGGATATGATTATCTATATTCACCATCTGGTCAAGCCACTATTGACATGACTGTTAATCATAAACCTGGTATTGCTCATTTTGTTGTTTATGTATATGGATTATCCCCACAGGGAATAGTTCCATCAAACCCAATTGATTATCTTGTAATTGATCTTCCAATATCTGCAAAGACTGGTGGTTCCACTACCTCAAACATCCCATCTTGGATTAAAAATACCGCTGGATGGTGGGCTGATGGCTCAATTGATGACAACTCCTTTGTTCAAGGAATCCAGTTTTTGATCAAAGAGAACATAATTAAAATTCCACCAACATCCCAAGGCACCAGTTCTACTGCTAAACAAATTCCATCTTGGATTAAAAATAATGCTGGATGGTGGGCTGATGGCTCAATTGACGATAAATCCTTTATCGAAGGACTCCAATTTTTGATCAAAGAAGGAATTATGAAAGTTCCTCGAGCAGCTTCAACTTCTAGTTCAAGTAGCTCTGGTCCTGCATCATGGCTTGATTAA
- a CDS encoding tetratricopeptide repeat protein — MTGLFSYPKRHLKKLVKNGDYSEALEFGKSLEEKFSNDPDYMFMMGSIYFILEDAKRAIPYFEKAAQMAPDDVETLTLKTNVHLALQQKDEAIDCCKRIIKLQPENYEAHGLLEKLESL, encoded by the coding sequence ATGACAGGGTTATTCAGTTATCCGAAACGACATCTAAAAAAATTAGTTAAAAACGGAGATTATTCAGAGGCACTTGAATTTGGAAAGAGTTTGGAGGAAAAATTTTCAAATGATCCTGATTATATGTTTATGATGGGGAGCATCTATTTTATTTTAGAAGACGCAAAAAGAGCAATTCCGTATTTTGAAAAAGCAGCTCAAATGGCTCCCGACGATGTAGAGACTTTGACTCTAAAAACAAATGTTCATCTTGCATTACAACAAAAAGATGAAGCAATTGATTGTTGCAAAAGAATCATAAAACTGCAACCAGAAAACTATGAAGCACACGGTCTGCTTGAAAAGTTAGAATCTCTTTAA
- a CDS encoding nitroreductase/quinone reductase family protein, producing MVMSQVFRAVLSTKGRKTGKIHSVMLRAVKYNEKIYFSRHRPDGDWFKNAMTNPDVIIEYGNSRYTGKAKVVEDEKLEKKISQLKYPGEKRAEEKRVAIEITLYEQ from the coding sequence ATGGTAATGAGCCAAGTATTTCGTGCAGTATTAAGCACAAAAGGCAGAAAGACAGGCAAAATACATTCAGTAATGCTTCGTGCTGTAAAGTATAATGAAAAAATCTATTTTTCAAGACATAGACCAGATGGAGACTGGTTCAAAAATGCCATGACAAATCCAGATGTAATCATAGAATATGGCAATTCGAGGTATACGGGCAAGGCAAAAGTAGTTGAAGACGAAAAACTAGAGAAAAAGATTTCTCAGTTAAAATATCCCGGTGAAAAAAGAGCGGAAGAAAAAAGAGTTGCAATAGAGATTACACTATATGAACAATAG
- a CDS encoding PRC-barrel domain-containing protein, whose product MSVKLEDMPENTATADDFVGKKVIDREGISYGKVKHIHINQKTLIVSGVTIHQGFNKDYFLGADYIDKFTEETLLLGRPPIRTGIPAVDIDGHKIGKVKRLHKNPDTHELESIEIGDGILHSKIISKSEIWGIGEKLILKVTKEGYKKLE is encoded by the coding sequence ATGTCAGTTAAACTCGAAGATATGCCTGAAAATACAGCCACAGCCGATGACTTTGTTGGAAAAAAAGTCATAGACAGAGAAGGAATCTCTTATGGCAAAGTCAAACATATTCACATTAATCAAAAAACTCTAATCGTTTCAGGAGTTACCATTCATCAAGGATTTAACAAAGACTATTTCCTTGGTGCTGATTACATTGATAAATTCACAGAGGAAACTTTACTGCTTGGTAGACCTCCAATTAGAACTGGAATTCCAGCAGTTGACATTGATGGTCATAAAATAGGCAAAGTAAAACGATTACACAAAAACCCTGATACTCACGAACTAGAGTCTATTGAAATCGGAGATGGCATATTGCACTCAAAAATAATCTCTAAATCTGAAATTTGGGGAATTGGCGAAAAACTTATTCTTAAAGTAACAAAAGAAGGATACAAAAAATTAGAATAA
- a CDS encoding ATP-binding cassette domain-containing protein yields MYSVETRSLSKTFGTVKAVNDISFAVESGEIFGFLGPNGAGKSTTIMILTTLLKPTSGQALVSGFDVMTHAKQVRQSIGYVQQESTVDEYLSGRENLLLQARLNHIPKDQINKRIDEILELIELTDKQNDSVVTYSGGMRKRLDIAGGLLHHPKILFLDEPTVGLDIQTRRKIWEYIKKIHQEFNMTIFLTTHYMEEADQLCDRIGIIDHGQIQIIDTPENMKNAMGNEVISLKFESKNSDDFLSQLHKIEYVKKINKDNDKLTIFTSNGTQVIPEIFKISSTLEIKIISISLTQPTLDDVFISYTGREMRDDDAGFNRKREHAKMKRLRA; encoded by the coding sequence ATGTACTCAGTAGAGACTAGATCTCTTTCAAAAACTTTTGGTACTGTAAAAGCTGTAAATGATATCTCTTTTGCAGTTGAATCTGGTGAAATATTTGGATTTCTTGGTCCTAACGGTGCAGGTAAAAGTACTACAATTATGATACTTACCACGTTACTCAAACCAACATCTGGCCAAGCTCTTGTTTCTGGATTTGATGTAATGACACATGCAAAACAAGTTCGTCAAAGTATAGGATATGTACAACAAGAATCTACTGTTGATGAATATCTATCAGGAAGAGAAAACTTGCTATTGCAAGCAAGACTCAATCATATCCCAAAAGATCAAATCAATAAAAGAATTGATGAAATTTTGGAATTAATTGAATTAACTGATAAGCAAAATGATTCTGTAGTTACTTATTCTGGTGGCATGAGAAAGAGATTGGATATTGCAGGTGGATTATTGCATCATCCCAAAATATTATTTTTAGACGAGCCTACGGTGGGCTTGGATATTCAAACACGTAGAAAGATTTGGGAATACATAAAAAAAATACATCAGGAATTCAATATGACTATTTTTCTTACAACTCACTACATGGAAGAAGCTGATCAACTATGTGATAGAATTGGAATTATTGATCACGGACAGATTCAAATCATTGATACTCCAGAAAATATGAAAAATGCCATGGGTAATGAAGTGATATCTTTAAAATTTGAAAGCAAGAATTCTGATGATTTTTTATCACAACTGCATAAAATTGAATATGTTAAAAAGATAAACAAAGATAATGACAAGTTAACAATTTTTACATCAAATGGAACACAAGTAATTCCTGAAATTTTTAAAATCTCATCCACACTTGAAATTAAAATTATTTCCATCTCGTTGACTCAGCCAACTTTGGATGATGTCTTTATCTCTTACACCGGTCGGGAAATGCGAGATGATGATGCAGGATTTAATCGAAAGCGTGAACATGCAAAGATGAAGAGGTTACGTGCATGA
- a CDS encoding ABC transporter permease: MNSLMYDTYTVFWREMKRYKKSRSGVLIRLIQPAIWIIVIGNTFSGTQPLIQSVGFEGEYIEFMAPGVIILTAIFTSIFGGVNTLWDRRYGFMNKALTSPISRSSIALGKMSAISLISAMQSSLIIGIALAIGVNFPNLLMIAPIMAIVILFSLGFSGISVIVAATAKSQETFWGVINFLGMPLFMLSPALFPLELLPDWLATIAKFNPVTYTVLLVREMMTGVSEGGISAFLSIGVIAVFVLVMIGLASYVFTREVNKPF, translated from the coding sequence ATGAATTCTCTGATGTATGATACTTATACTGTATTTTGGAGAGAGATGAAAAGATACAAAAAATCTCGTAGTGGAGTTTTAATTCGATTAATTCAACCTGCAATCTGGATTATTGTAATTGGTAACACTTTTTCTGGAACTCAACCCTTGATTCAATCTGTTGGATTTGAAGGAGAATACATTGAATTTATGGCGCCAGGTGTGATAATACTCACTGCAATTTTTACGAGTATTTTTGGTGGAGTCAATACATTGTGGGATAGACGGTATGGATTTATGAACAAGGCATTAACATCTCCAATTTCACGTTCCTCTATTGCATTGGGAAAAATGTCGGCAATCTCTTTAATCTCTGCAATGCAATCTAGTCTAATTATAGGAATTGCTTTGGCAATCGGTGTAAATTTTCCAAATCTGTTAATGATTGCACCAATAATGGCAATTGTGATATTATTTTCTCTTGGTTTTTCTGGAATTTCTGTTATCGTTGCTGCAACTGCAAAGTCTCAAGAGACTTTTTGGGGAGTGATTAATTTTCTTGGAATGCCTTTATTCATGTTGAGTCCAGCCCTTTTTCCACTAGAGTTACTCCCTGATTGGTTGGCAACTATAGCAAAATTCAATCCTGTAACCTACACCGTTTTACTTGTTCGAGAGATGATGACTGGGGTTTCTGAAGGAGGAATTTCTGCATTCTTAAGTATTGGAGTAATTGCTGTATTTGTTTTAGTAATGATTGGTTTGGCAAGCTATGTCTTTACACGAGAAGTCAACAAACCATTTTAG
- the pstS gene encoding phosphate ABC transporter substrate-binding protein PstS — MITKKTSLLMIATIVAIMAPLSANAATAPDVPSSDKTYNLNGAGATFPFPLIDLWRVEYHNDFDNVNLNYQSIGSGGGVKQHIEKTVNFAASDAPLTSSERELAPKTLHIPETIGGVTVVYNIPEIPNSGLKLTGKIISDIFMGKITKWNDPAIKNINPELNLPGKEILVAHRSDGSGTTFVFTDYLSKIDPDGWDKQVGKGKSVPWPTGLAAAGNEGVSGIVKSTKYSIGYVELAYAFQTGMSFAHIQNGDKTNFVEPTIDTISNAAAGIISKLPAAEADWSAVSIVNAPGPNSYPIASFSYLLVYEDLAKVTKSKDEAKAIIHMIHWMITDGQQFSSSLLYAPLPTQVIDLDKKGLSRVTYDGEVLWNGGSAKPSSKLPDWIRNNAKWWADGLITDDDYIKGLQYLISEGILKI, encoded by the coding sequence ATGATAACAAAGAAAACATCATTGCTTATGATCGCAACTATAGTTGCTATTATGGCACCACTAAGTGCAAATGCCGCAACAGCCCCCGATGTTCCTAGTTCTGATAAGACATACAATCTTAATGGAGCAGGTGCAACATTTCCATTTCCTTTGATTGATTTATGGAGAGTTGAATATCACAATGATTTTGACAACGTGAACCTAAACTATCAGTCAATTGGCAGTGGAGGTGGAGTAAAGCAACACATTGAGAAGACTGTGAATTTTGCAGCATCTGATGCACCATTGACTTCTAGTGAGAGAGAATTAGCTCCAAAAACACTCCATATCCCTGAAACTATTGGAGGAGTTACAGTGGTATACAATATTCCTGAAATACCAAATAGCGGATTGAAATTAACTGGAAAGATAATTTCAGATATCTTTATGGGAAAGATTACTAAATGGAATGATCCTGCCATTAAAAATATTAACCCTGAACTTAATCTTCCTGGAAAAGAAATTTTGGTTGCACATCGTTCAGATGGATCTGGAACAACATTTGTGTTTACTGACTATCTTTCAAAAATTGATCCTGATGGTTGGGATAAACAAGTTGGAAAAGGAAAATCTGTTCCTTGGCCAACAGGTTTAGCTGCTGCAGGAAATGAAGGAGTTTCAGGAATAGTAAAATCCACAAAGTATTCTATAGGTTATGTTGAGTTAGCATATGCATTCCAAACTGGAATGTCTTTTGCACACATTCAAAACGGTGACAAAACTAATTTCGTTGAACCAACTATAGATACTATCAGTAATGCCGCAGCCGGAATCATATCTAAACTTCCAGCAGCAGAAGCAGATTGGTCTGCAGTATCTATTGTGAATGCACCTGGACCTAACTCATATCCTATTGCAAGTTTCTCATATCTTCTTGTGTATGAAGATCTAGCAAAAGTGACAAAGAGTAAAGATGAAGCAAAAGCTATAATCCACATGATTCATTGGATGATAACTGATGGACAGCAATTTTCATCTAGTCTATTGTATGCTCCTCTACCTACCCAAGTTATAGATTTGGATAAAAAAGGACTATCGCGTGTTACATATGACGGTGAAGTTCTTTGGAATGGAGGTTCTGCAAAACCAAGTTCAAAACTTCCAGATTGGATTAGAAACAATGCAAAGTGGTGGGCAGATGGCTTGATCACAGACGATGACTACATCAAAGGACTACAATATCTTATTTCAGAAGGTATTCTCAAAATCTAA